The window GCACGAAGGGGTGACGCACGCTCCGCCGGTGGAGCCGGGACAGGTCGTCGCTCGGCCGCGGCGCCGTCGTGGTCGCTCACGCAGTTCCCCGCGCCCCTGGGGCGCTGCCGAACCGCACTCCAGAAGCCCGAGGTGGCCGCGGTGCCCATCCGACCCCGCTGTACCGCGGCCACCTCGTCACCCCACCCCACGTCTCACATGACCACACCCCTGTTACGCACCAAGGACGACATGAGCCAGCAGCACTCAGCCGCCCCGACCCCGACTTCCGCCACGGCCGTCGCCAAGCGCCGCGACTGGTGGCGGGACGCGGTGATCTACCAGGTGTATCCGCGCAGCTTCGCCGACAGCGACGGCGACGGCATGGGCGACCTGGAAGGTGTCCGCACCCGTCTGCCGTATCTGCGCGACCTCGGCGTGGACGCCGTGTGGCTCAGCCCCTTCTACGCCTCGCCGCAGGCCGACGCCGGCTACGACGTCGCCGACTACCGGGCCGTCGACCCCATGTTCGGCAACCTCCTGGACGCCGACGCGCTGATCCGCGACGCCCACGAGCTGAGCCTCAGGATCATCGTCGACCTGGTCCCGAACCACTCCTCCGACCAGCACGAGTGGTTCAAGCGGGCCGTCGCCGAGGGCCCGGGCTCGCCGCTGCGGGAGCGCTACCACTTCCGCCCCGGCAAGGGGAAGCACGGCGAACTGCCGCCCAACGACTGGGAGTCGATCTTCGGCGGGCCGGCGTGGACCCGGGTCACCGAACCCGACGGCACGCCCGGGGAGTGGTACCTGCACCTCTTCGCCCCCGAGCAGCCCGACTTCAACTGGGAGCACCCGGCGGTCGGCGACGAGTTCCGCTCCATCCTGCGCTTCTGGCTGGACATGGGCGTCGACGGCTTCCGCATCGACGTCGCCCACGGTCTGGTGAAGGCGGCGGGGCTGCCCGACCTCGGATCCCACGACCAGGTGAAGCTGCTGGGCAACGATGTCATGCCGTTCTTCGACCAGGAGGGCGTGCACGAGATCTACCGGCAGTGGCGGCTCATCCTCGACGAGTACGCGGGGGAGAGGATCTTCGTCGCCGAGGCCTGGACCCCGACCATCGAGCGCACCGCCCACTACGTCCGCCCGGACGAGCTGCACCAGGCGTTCAACTTCCAGTACCTCAGCACCCACTGGGACGCCGAGGAGATGCGCGAGGTCATCGACCGCACCCTGGACGCCATGCGCCCGGTCGGCGCCCCCGCCACCTGGGTGCTGTCCAACCACGACGTGACCCGGCACGCCACCCGCTTCGCCAACCCGGCGGGCCTCGGCACCCAGATCCGGCTGGCCGGCGACCGGGAACTGGGGCTGCGCAGGGCCCGGGCCGCGTCCCTGCTCATGCTGGCGCTGCCCGGCTCGGCCTACGTCTACCAGGGCGAGGAACTCGGGCTGCCCGACGTCGTCGACCTGCCGGACGAGGTGCGTCAGGACCCGGCGTACTTCCGGGGAGCGGGGCAGGACGGCTTCCGCGACGGGTGCCGGGTGCCGATCCCGTGGACCCGGACCGGGGCGTCGTACGGCTTCGGCGACGGGGGCAGCTGGCTGCCGCAGCCCGACGGCTGGGGCGAGCTGAGCGTCGAGGCGCAGACCGGGGAGCCCGGCTCGACCCTGGAGCTGTACCGGGCCGCGCTCGCCGTGCGCCGTGAGCAGCCCGACCTCGGCGCCGGTACGTCCGTGGAGTGGCTGCGGGCGCCCGAGGGTGTGCTCGCCTTCCGGCGCGGGGAGTTCGTGTGCGTCGCGAACACCACCGGGGAGTCGGTGGCGATGCCGGCGTACGGCCGGGTGCTGGTCGCGAGCGGCGAGGTCGTCCTGGTCGACGACGAGGCGAAGGTGCCGGCCGACGGCACGGTGTGGTGGACCACCGCGACCACCGCCTGATTTTCCTTTGAATTTCGTACGGCCCGCTGCCCTTTCGGGTGGCGGGCCTCTATCATCTGCGTCACTGCAAGGTTTCTGAACCTTGCTGCAAGAACCTTCAACGAAGAAGGAAACCCCACATGGCACGCAGATTCCTCGCCCTCGCCACCGCGCTCGCGGCGGCTTCGGTTGTCATGAACCCGACTAGTGCACAGGCCTCCCCACCTGGCACCAAGGACGTCACCGCCGTCCTCTTCGAGTGGAACTTCGCCTCCGTCGCCCGCGAGTGCACCAACACCCTCGGCCCCGCCGGATACGGCTACGTCCAGGTCTCCCCGCCCGCCGAGCACATACAGGGCTCCCAGTGGTGGACGTCGTACCAGCCGGTCAGCTACAAGATCGCCGGGCGGCTCGGTGACCGCACGGCCTTCCGGGACATGGTGAACACCTGCCACGCGGCCGGGGTGAAGGTCGTCGCCGACGCGGTCGTCAACCACATGGCGGCGGGCAGCGGCACCGGCACCGGCGGCTCGTCGTACGGCAAGTACACCTACCCGGGCCTGTACTCCGCGCCCGACTTCGACGACTGCACCTCCCAGATCAGCAACTACCAGGACCGCTGGAACGTCCAGCACTGCGAACTGGTCGGCCTCTCCGACCTCGACACCGGCGAGAACTATGTGCGCGGCGCGATCGCCGGGTACCTGAACGACCTGCTCTCCCTCGGCGTCGACGGCTTCCGCATCGACGCGGCCAAGCACATGGACGCGGCCGACCTGGCGAACATCAAGTCCCGGCTGAGCAACCCGTCGGTCTACTGGAAGCAGGAGGTGATCCACGGCTCCGGCGAGGCCGTCCAGCCCACTGAATACACGAGTAACGGCGACGTCCAGGAGTTCCGCTACGCCTACGACCTCAAGCGGGTCTTCAACAACGAGAACCTCGCCTATCTGAAGAACTACGGCGAGGGCTGGGGCTATATGGGCAGCGGAGTCTCCGGCGTCTTCGTCGACAACCACGACACCGAGCGCAACGGCTCGACCCTCAGCTACAAGGACAACGCGAACTACACCCTGGCCAACGTCTTCATGCTCGCCTGGCCCTACGGCGCCCCGGACATCAACTCCGGCTACGAGTTCAGCGATCACGACGCCGGTCCGCCGAACGGCGGCCAGGTGAACGCCTGCTGGCAGGATGGCTGGAAGTGTCAGCACAACTGGCCGGAGATCAAATCCATGGTCGGCTTCCGCAATGCCACGCGCGGGCAGGCCGTCACCAACTGGTGGGACAACGGGGGCGACGCCATCGCGTTCGGGCGGGGGAGCAAGGGCTTCGTGGCCATCAATCACGAGTCGGGTTCGCTGAGCCGGACCTATCAGACCTCGCTGCCGGCGGGGACGTACTGCAACGTGCAGAACAACACGACCGTGACCGTGAACTCCGCTGGTCAGCTCACCGCAACCCTCGGCGCGAACACGGCCCTCGCGATCCACGTGGGCCGGTCCAACTGCTGAGCGCCGGGCTCCAGTTGCGGCGCATGAGGGATTGACGCTTCCGGAACGCTGCCCTACGTTCCCTCCACAGTGGCAACTCCCTGAACGTTGTTCAGCATCTCGAACACTCGCCCCTCGGAAACCCCGGGGGGCGACCTCATACCACTGGGAGCGCTCCCATGACGGGACGGATCACGCTGCGCGGACTCAGAGGTCTCAGACGGTGGACGGTGACGTCCCTGGCGGTGCTGATGACCACCGTCGGTGTCACCGCCGGGGCCTCGCCGACGGACACCCGGGCGGACGCCTCCGCGACCATCGACGGGGCCACCCGGCACCAGCCCATCGACGGCTTCGGCATCTCCGAGCACTTCGGCCGGGCCGCGATCATGCGCGGCTCGCAGGGACTTCCCGCCCAGCGCCAACGCGAGATCCTCGACCTGCTGTTCAGCCGGAGCACCGGCGTCGGGCTGAGCATCCTGCGCCTCGGTATCGACTCGGGCATCCAGCCGACCGACCCCGGCGGGCCGAACGCGACCCCCAAGTATGTGTGGGACCGCAACGACAAGGGCCAGGTCTGGCTCGCCCAGCAGGCCAAGGCCTACGGCGTGAACCGTTTCTACGCCGACGCCTGGACGGCCCCCGGCTATATGAAGACCAACGGCACCGACGCGAACGGCGGCACCCTGTGCGGCCTGGCGGGTGCGAGCTGCGCGAGCGGCGACTGGCGCAAGGCGTACGCGAACTACCTGGTCCAGTACGCGAAGTTCTACGCCCAAGAGGGCATTCGCATCAACGACCTCGGGTTCACCAACGAGCCCGACTGGACGGCCACCTACGACTCCATGCGGCTCACGCCCGCCCAGGCGGTGGAGTTCACCAAGGTCTTCGGGCCCGTGGCGCGAGCGGGCGGGTACCAGGTCGTCTGCTGCGACTCCTTCGGCTGGAACCAGCAGAAGAACTACACCAGCGCCATCGAGGCCGACGCCACGGCCCGGGGCTTCGTCGACACGCACGCCGGCCACACATACGCCAGCAAGATCGACGGGCCGCTGCCGACCGGCAAGCGGACCTGGATGTCGGAGTGGTCGCCCGACGGCACCACCTGGAACGAGGCCTGGGACGACGGCAGCGGCTACGACGGCTTCACGGTCGCGGGCGCCGTGCACGACGCCCTGACCAAGGGCAACACCAGCGGCTACGTGTACTGGTACGGCGCCTCGACCGGCGCCACCCGCGGGCTGATCCAGATGGACGGCGCGAACTACCACGTCTCCAAGCGCCTGTGGGCCCTCGCGAACTACAGCCGCTTCATCCGGCCCGGGGCCACCCGCATCGGCGCCACCACCTCCGACGGCAACCTCAGGCTCTCGGCGTTCCGCAACACCGACGGCACGGTGACGGTCGTG of the Streptomyces koelreuteriae genome contains:
- a CDS encoding glycoside hydrolase family 13 protein, which translates into the protein MSQQHSAAPTPTSATAVAKRRDWWRDAVIYQVYPRSFADSDGDGMGDLEGVRTRLPYLRDLGVDAVWLSPFYASPQADAGYDVADYRAVDPMFGNLLDADALIRDAHELSLRIIVDLVPNHSSDQHEWFKRAVAEGPGSPLRERYHFRPGKGKHGELPPNDWESIFGGPAWTRVTEPDGTPGEWYLHLFAPEQPDFNWEHPAVGDEFRSILRFWLDMGVDGFRIDVAHGLVKAAGLPDLGSHDQVKLLGNDVMPFFDQEGVHEIYRQWRLILDEYAGERIFVAEAWTPTIERTAHYVRPDELHQAFNFQYLSTHWDAEEMREVIDRTLDAMRPVGAPATWVLSNHDVTRHATRFANPAGLGTQIRLAGDRELGLRRARAASLLMLALPGSAYVYQGEELGLPDVVDLPDEVRQDPAYFRGAGQDGFRDGCRVPIPWTRTGASYGFGDGGSWLPQPDGWGELSVEAQTGEPGSTLELYRAALAVRREQPDLGAGTSVEWLRAPEGVLAFRRGEFVCVANTTGESVAMPAYGRVLVASGEVVLVDDEAKVPADGTVWWTTATTA
- a CDS encoding glycoside hydrolase family 30 protein, with amino-acid sequence MTGRITLRGLRGLRRWTVTSLAVLMTTVGVTAGASPTDTRADASATIDGATRHQPIDGFGISEHFGRAAIMRGSQGLPAQRQREILDLLFSRSTGVGLSILRLGIDSGIQPTDPGGPNATPKYVWDRNDKGQVWLAQQAKAYGVNRFYADAWTAPGYMKTNGTDANGGTLCGLAGASCASGDWRKAYANYLVQYAKFYAQEGIRINDLGFTNEPDWTATYDSMRLTPAQAVEFTKVFGPVARAGGYQVVCCDSFGWNQQKNYTSAIEADATARGFVDTHAGHTYASKIDGPLPTGKRTWMSEWSPDGTTWNEAWDDGSGYDGFTVAGAVHDALTKGNTSGYVYWYGASTGATRGLIQMDGANYHVSKRLWALANYSRFIRPGATRIGATTSDGNLRLSAFRNTDGTVTVVALNAASSATQVSFGLQNIGFTTGTATPYLTNGSQSTSRQPAVPVTGGSLKATVPARSLVTYTLQR
- a CDS encoding alpha-amylase, which translates into the protein MARRFLALATALAAASVVMNPTSAQASPPGTKDVTAVLFEWNFASVARECTNTLGPAGYGYVQVSPPAEHIQGSQWWTSYQPVSYKIAGRLGDRTAFRDMVNTCHAAGVKVVADAVVNHMAAGSGTGTGGSSYGKYTYPGLYSAPDFDDCTSQISNYQDRWNVQHCELVGLSDLDTGENYVRGAIAGYLNDLLSLGVDGFRIDAAKHMDAADLANIKSRLSNPSVYWKQEVIHGSGEAVQPTEYTSNGDVQEFRYAYDLKRVFNNENLAYLKNYGEGWGYMGSGVSGVFVDNHDTERNGSTLSYKDNANYTLANVFMLAWPYGAPDINSGYEFSDHDAGPPNGGQVNACWQDGWKCQHNWPEIKSMVGFRNATRGQAVTNWWDNGGDAIAFGRGSKGFVAINHESGSLSRTYQTSLPAGTYCNVQNNTTVTVNSAGQLTATLGANTALAIHVGRSNC